Proteins encoded by one window of Gammaproteobacteria bacterium:
- a CDS encoding glycosyltransferase: MMPLVSVIVPAYNCASFIEQSIQSILAQKYPNIEIIVIDDGSTDQSTELARHFGEPIKVILQTNQGPAAARNRGIRESKGEFIAFLDSDDVWLPNKLADQVTFLQENQDIGIIYGTFTRWLASKNGCYPPAEQFVANENDSSFDAELSGWIYHKLLLDNYIHIITAVIRRSLYDKLGGFDESLRTGEDYDFWLRASRITQVYKFSRTVALYRTNPDSTTNVPRPTNNELLVLQRATNEFGLSSPNGKTISSEEMNERLFRLCFGHAYLHFWKGSSCIAKQNFKEAKKYSPRNYRLLIYTMLSGIKCFLKIDDRNSITH, translated from the coding sequence ATGATGCCGCTAGTATCTGTCATTGTTCCAGCCTATAATTGCGCAAGTTTTATTGAGCAATCAATACAAAGTATTCTTGCTCAGAAGTACCCAAATATTGAAATAATAGTTATCGATGATGGGTCTACTGATCAAAGCACTGAACTTGCTCGCCATTTTGGGGAACCTATAAAAGTTATTCTTCAAACAAACCAAGGGCCGGCGGCAGCACGCAACCGTGGCATAAGAGAGTCAAAAGGCGAATTTATTGCCTTCCTCGACAGTGACGATGTATGGCTACCAAATAAGCTCGCCGATCAGGTAACTTTTCTACAGGAAAACCAGGATATTGGTATTATTTATGGAACCTTCACAAGATGGTTAGCAAGTAAAAATGGATGCTATCCACCGGCTGAACAATTTGTTGCAAATGAAAATGATTCATCCTTCGATGCTGAATTGTCCGGCTGGATTTATCACAAGCTACTACTTGATAACTATATTCACATCATAACCGCAGTTATCAGACGTTCGCTCTACGACAAATTGGGCGGTTTTGATGAAAGCTTACGTACGGGAGAAGATTACGATTTCTGGCTTAGAGCAAGCCGTATAACGCAAGTATACAAATTTTCCCGCACAGTCGCTCTGTATCGCACCAACCCAGACAGTACAACAAATGTACCACGCCCCACTAACAATGAGCTTTTGGTATTGCAACGGGCTACTAATGAATTCGGCCTTTCCAGTCCGAATGGCAAGACAATCTCCAGCGAAGAAATGAACGAACGGCTATTTCGTTTATGTTTTGGGCATGCTTATCTACATTTCTGGAAAGGATCTTCATGCATCGCAAAACAGAACTTCAAAGAGGCTAAAAAATATTCGCCACGTAACTACCGTTTACTTATCTACACCATGCTCTCAGGAATTAAATGTTTTCTGAAGATAGACGATAGAAACAGCATTACACATTAA
- a CDS encoding polysaccharide pyruvyl transferase family protein, with protein sequence MNLYYYTHPKGNFGDDLNPIIFNHLLPNFFDGNDSTLFLGIGTLINHRIPWSPKKIVFGSGVGYGELPTIDDKWHFYCVRGPLSAKLLGLSESTAITDPAILIREIYPKEAITDATFISFMPHHDSTELANWKDICKLAGITYIDPAFNVKEVIKTIQHSKLLITEAMHGAIVADAYRIPWVPVVCYQHILPFKWLDWCQSIGVSYKPLPIKSVYQIEDYKTKTERIKNLVKRNLLKAHIWSNEWDKPWKKRSRQQEIEAAAAMLSKISTTADPILSNASNQSCLLDQLHTKLKLVESERG encoded by the coding sequence ATGAATCTTTATTACTATACTCATCCAAAAGGTAATTTTGGAGATGACCTCAACCCCATTATATTCAATCATTTACTTCCAAATTTTTTTGATGGAAATGATTCTACATTGTTTCTTGGTATCGGCACATTAATAAACCATCGCATTCCATGGAGCCCCAAAAAGATCGTTTTCGGTTCTGGGGTAGGGTATGGTGAATTACCTACAATAGACGATAAATGGCATTTTTACTGCGTACGAGGCCCACTTTCAGCAAAACTATTAGGGTTAAGCGAAAGTACCGCTATTACTGATCCTGCGATACTTATCCGAGAAATATATCCTAAAGAAGCCATCACCGATGCAACTTTTATATCATTCATGCCACATCATGATAGTACTGAGCTAGCCAACTGGAAAGATATATGCAAATTAGCAGGGATCACATATATAGACCCTGCTTTTAACGTGAAAGAAGTCATTAAAACTATCCAACACTCTAAGCTCCTTATTACAGAAGCGATGCATGGCGCGATCGTAGCAGATGCATACAGAATACCTTGGGTACCAGTTGTATGTTATCAGCATATTTTACCATTTAAATGGCTGGATTGGTGTCAATCTATAGGCGTAAGTTACAAACCTTTACCAATTAAAAGTGTATATCAAATCGAAGATTATAAGACCAAAACTGAACGTATCAAAAATTTAGTAAAACGCAATTTATTAAAGGCTCACATTTGGTCAAACGAATGGGATAAGCCTTGGAAAAAACGTAGCCGTCAGCAAGAAATAGAGGCGGCAGCGGCTATGCTCTCAAAAATTAGTACGACTGCTGACCCGATACTTAGTAATGCTAGCAACCAAAGTTGTTTATTAGATCAGCTGCACACCAAGCTTAAACTAGTGGAGTCAGAAAGAGGCTGA
- a CDS encoding lipopolysaccharide biosynthesis protein: protein MPNNTRKRNLLQHAFVLRSDKLGQKVLYGVSFTFLGVFLRTVLTIGSTAMLARLLTPVDFGLIAMTAVVTEFAVLFGNFGFGSVLIQRRRITRIQIDTVFWASILLGSAITVAIFLSSFVASSFFKEEVIGELLRVLCLIFLLTNITVIHNVILTRTMGFRTIFWIEIISIFIRLSIAVFFAWEGYGVWSFVAGAFAGVISKILFSQVFVRYWPRLRFNLVYLRTTWKTSASYFGGGFLFYANTTFDLLLIGRMLGAAALGFYQNSRSLTDEVRYRIAVPLQRVLFPAFSSQQNELLHLQNSVRRSGRLLSCVVIPIGFGISATSQEIVPILYGQKWLDMIPILTFLGINTAIRACASLSMPIFYSMNHVSINFKYNAVITAITLIMIIAAVPMGIVAVSAAVAISSVLSIVVYWKSVKLLDISFVSFLSMFLPPLIASILMWLLIFLLRYMLRDFDIATGIIFSILVMVGAFIYSALLILFSPKIYNEFKDVIYKLIH, encoded by the coding sequence ATGCCTAACAACACGCGAAAAAGAAACTTACTTCAGCACGCATTTGTATTGCGCTCTGACAAGCTTGGGCAGAAAGTTTTATATGGAGTAAGTTTTACATTTCTTGGTGTTTTCTTAAGGACGGTATTGACCATTGGCTCGACAGCCATGCTGGCTAGACTACTTACGCCAGTTGATTTTGGCCTTATCGCGATGACAGCAGTAGTAACTGAATTCGCAGTTCTGTTTGGAAATTTTGGCTTTGGTTCGGTCTTAATTCAGCGACGTAGAATAACTAGAATCCAAATAGATACAGTGTTCTGGGCGTCTATATTGTTAGGTTCAGCAATTACCGTCGCTATCTTTTTAAGTTCATTTGTTGCATCTTCATTTTTTAAAGAAGAGGTTATTGGTGAGTTGTTGCGTGTCTTATGTTTAATTTTTTTGTTAACAAATATTACCGTTATTCACAACGTAATCTTAACGCGCACAATGGGGTTTCGTACAATATTTTGGATTGAAATAATTTCAATTTTTATAAGATTAAGCATTGCAGTTTTCTTTGCTTGGGAAGGATATGGTGTTTGGAGCTTTGTTGCTGGTGCATTTGCTGGAGTAATAAGTAAAATTTTATTTAGTCAGGTATTCGTTCGATATTGGCCTCGCTTACGCTTTAACTTAGTATATTTGCGCACAACGTGGAAAACTAGCGCCAGTTATTTTGGTGGTGGGTTTCTTTTTTATGCAAATACGACATTTGACTTGCTACTGATCGGTAGGATGTTAGGTGCAGCTGCTTTAGGTTTTTATCAAAATTCACGTTCGCTTACAGATGAGGTTCGTTATCGTATAGCTGTTCCTTTGCAACGAGTATTATTTCCAGCATTTTCTTCACAGCAAAATGAGCTGTTACATTTGCAAAACTCTGTACGAAGAAGTGGTAGGCTTTTGTCGTGCGTAGTGATCCCTATTGGTTTTGGTATTTCTGCGACTTCACAGGAAATAGTTCCTATTTTGTATGGTCAGAAATGGCTTGATATGATTCCAATTTTGACGTTTCTAGGAATTAATACGGCTATCCGTGCATGTGCCTCGTTGTCAATGCCGATATTTTATTCAATGAATCATGTTTCAATTAATTTTAAATATAATGCTGTAATAACAGCGATAACTTTAATAATGATTATTGCGGCTGTCCCGATGGGAATTGTCGCTGTTTCTGCTGCCGTTGCTATTTCATCAGTTTTATCGATTGTTGTTTATTGGAAAAGTGTAAAGCTGTTAGATATTTCTTTTGTCAGTTTTTTGTCTATGTTCTTGCCGCCACTTATAGCATCTATTCTAATGTGGCTGCTGATTTTTCTATTACGGTACATGTTGCGTGATTTTGACATTGCAACAGGAATAATATTTTCTATTTTAGTAATGGTTGGTGCCTTCATATATTCAGCATTACTTATCCTTTTTTCCCCTAAGATCTATAATGAATTTAAAGATGTTATCTACAAATTAATACATTAG
- a CDS encoding DegT/DnrJ/EryC1/StrS family aminotransferase — MRGSADYVFNENLKFNPPLANAKNYPCSRFSILPTMSFSAFKKGISNFPSIFISRKPFYLQGRYAIANALINSGVEPAAAILLPSYHCRSLVEPAVFLRTKILFYHVDEKLRPDLQSIEELVENSFMPVKVIMITHYFGFPQPLDWIVEFCRRKDIVLIEDCAHAFYGSVNGQAIGSFGQFSIASPRKFLPVADGGVLVVNHGTGAELPILTSQSVASELKAAARAGVSIIGSLRKNGIAGDELVHGDEILKSPENDEVYDSDLKWFDPSKVGKAGLRVSALIINNTNHGFVCAQRRKNYQHWLDAVTGLIGCRPLFEELPDNVVPYMFPLIITKEPKIAFHILKLNGVPVWRWEDMAVSDCKIVNDYRQSLLQLPCHQNIAGNDIDWMASVLRLALTTESHKL, encoded by the coding sequence ATGAGAGGCAGCGCAGATTATGTTTTTAATGAAAATCTTAAATTTAATCCACCGTTAGCTAATGCTAAAAACTACCCGTGTTCAAGATTCTCTATTCTTCCAACGATGAGTTTTTCTGCATTTAAGAAAGGGATTAGTAATTTTCCATCTATATTTATAAGTAGGAAGCCATTTTATTTACAAGGCCGCTACGCAATAGCTAACGCATTGATAAATTCTGGTGTTGAGCCTGCAGCGGCAATTTTACTACCTTCATACCATTGTCGTTCGCTGGTAGAGCCGGCTGTTTTTCTTCGTACAAAAATACTATTTTATCATGTTGATGAAAAATTACGTCCAGATTTGCAGTCAATTGAAGAGTTGGTTGAAAACTCTTTCATGCCAGTAAAGGTGATCATGATTACGCACTATTTTGGGTTTCCTCAGCCGCTTGACTGGATTGTGGAATTTTGCCGTAGGAAAGATATTGTGCTGATTGAAGATTGCGCACATGCTTTTTATGGTTCTGTCAATGGCCAGGCTATTGGGAGTTTTGGCCAGTTTTCTATCGCGAGCCCACGTAAATTTTTACCTGTGGCAGATGGTGGGGTATTAGTAGTTAATCACGGTACTGGAGCAGAGTTACCCATTTTGACCAGTCAAAGTGTAGCTTCCGAACTAAAAGCGGCAGCACGTGCCGGTGTGAGTATCATTGGTAGCCTGAGGAAAAATGGGATAGCCGGTGATGAATTGGTGCATGGCGATGAAATATTAAAATCACCAGAGAATGATGAGGTATATGATTCGGATTTGAAATGGTTTGATCCATCAAAAGTGGGTAAAGCTGGACTTCGTGTGTCAGCTCTGATCATTAATAATACAAATCATGGCTTTGTTTGCGCGCAGCGAAGGAAAAACTACCAACATTGGCTTGATGCAGTAACGGGCTTAATCGGGTGTCGTCCTTTGTTTGAGGAGCTGCCAGACAATGTTGTTCCCTACATGTTCCCGCTCATTATTACGAAGGAACCAAAGATAGCCTTCCATATCTTGAAATTAAACGGGGTTCCTGTGTGGAGGTGGGAGGATATGGCTGTGTCAGATTGCAAGATTGTGAACGACTATAGACAGTCATTGTTGCAGTTACCATGCCATCAAAATATTGCTGGTAATGATATCGACTGGATGGCGTCGGTGCTACGTTTAGCCCTAACTACGGAATCTCATAAATTATAA
- a CDS encoding GNAT family N-acetyltransferase, which yields MTWVIENLELSLKDYCNVWDRLNRDINSSHPFYDSRFIDLLLKHYGAGDEKLCIHLDRSDSIDGLLIVKNRKPGVWSLFLPSQAQIAPILMKNPEDLNRLLPYLPGYAILLEMLNQDPDYSSAFNLGAESPVCMQKHATTIKVDIIGDFDNYWKSRSKNLQKNIKRYRNRIESEGGCRIEVHTEKNQLMAALHRYGAIESAGWKGKVGTAIHADNTQGMFYLSLLQSFAEEKGAMVMELYIDDKLAASRLCINNDSILIILKTTFDEEYSAYAPGRVLLYYLLEMEFQVRRVNSVEFYTNATEDQIAWSTGQRSIEHISLFRSHFFLSLYKFLQNTRQISQKNSEKVNVVKGVSETTKQLVLREFNGFGQLTSNYQSLINNLEKKRFDLELDWFQLLSSTGLQEKYEVLLAGVENADGCIAEAVIPLMYQRGKFKLEALGTFYTSQFRPFIRSTENKDPLVFLFSKLRTDPRRFSVMDIHPLPYDDEIYEVIVSSLRGAKWKTFRYFCFANWYFPVDGRSFEEYSQTLPSVLRNTIHRKGKRFKEKYSGTFELYANDERLDKAISDYEVIYRSSWKVQEPFPDFIPGLIRCYAKKGQLRLALAYVNGEPAAAQIWIVSHGRAAIYKLAYDEKYFKLSVGTILTNFLMRHVIDVDRVKEVDYLNGDEAYKRDWMSCRREKWGIVAYNPSTIRGLVGIANENIRRALKFIIRRNK from the coding sequence ATGACGTGGGTAATCGAAAATCTGGAATTATCGTTAAAGGATTATTGTAATGTCTGGGATCGTCTAAATCGTGACATTAATTCGAGCCATCCATTTTATGACTCGCGTTTTATTGACTTGTTACTTAAGCACTATGGAGCTGGTGATGAAAAGCTTTGTATACATCTTGATAGATCTGATTCTATTGATGGTTTGTTAATAGTGAAGAATCGAAAGCCTGGTGTGTGGTCATTGTTTCTCCCATCGCAGGCGCAAATAGCACCGATTCTGATGAAGAATCCGGAAGATCTGAATCGTTTGTTGCCGTACCTGCCTGGATATGCAATTTTGTTAGAAATGCTTAATCAGGATCCAGATTATTCATCAGCATTTAATTTAGGCGCTGAATCTCCCGTCTGTATGCAGAAGCACGCCACAACCATTAAAGTTGATATTATTGGCGATTTTGATAACTATTGGAAAAGCCGTTCAAAAAATCTCCAGAAAAATATTAAGCGTTATCGAAATAGAATTGAAAGCGAAGGCGGTTGCCGTATTGAAGTTCACACAGAAAAAAATCAGCTTATGGCTGCCTTGCACCGTTATGGGGCAATCGAGTCTGCTGGTTGGAAAGGTAAGGTAGGTACTGCTATCCATGCCGATAATACGCAGGGAATGTTTTATTTATCGCTATTACAAAGCTTCGCGGAAGAGAAGGGTGCGATGGTAATGGAGCTATATATAGACGATAAATTAGCGGCATCGCGTTTATGTATTAATAACGATTCAATATTGATAATTCTAAAGACAACTTTTGATGAGGAGTATTCTGCATACGCACCAGGAAGGGTGCTACTTTATTATCTTTTGGAAATGGAATTCCAGGTCAGGCGTGTAAATTCGGTAGAATTTTATACCAATGCTACAGAGGACCAAATTGCATGGTCTACTGGGCAGCGAAGTATTGAACATATTTCGTTATTTCGTAGCCATTTTTTCCTTTCGCTGTATAAATTTCTACAAAATACACGACAGATTTCGCAAAAGAACAGTGAGAAAGTTAACGTAGTGAAGGGTGTTTCTGAAACAACGAAGCAGCTTGTGCTTCGCGAGTTTAATGGTTTCGGGCAGCTAACATCAAATTATCAGTCACTCATAAATAATTTGGAAAAAAAGAGATTTGATCTCGAACTCGATTGGTTCCAGCTTCTTTCATCTACCGGGCTGCAAGAAAAATATGAGGTATTATTAGCAGGTGTGGAAAATGCTGATGGTTGCATAGCAGAGGCAGTAATTCCTCTTATGTATCAGCGTGGGAAATTTAAACTGGAAGCGTTGGGGACTTTCTACACTTCACAATTTCGTCCTTTTATTAGGTCAACAGAAAATAAGGACCCATTGGTTTTCCTGTTCTCTAAGCTACGTACAGACCCACGACGTTTTTCAGTTATGGATATCCATCCATTGCCCTACGATGATGAAATATATGAGGTGATCGTATCGTCTTTGCGTGGCGCAAAGTGGAAAACATTTCGCTACTTCTGTTTTGCAAATTGGTACTTTCCTGTTGACGGACGTAGCTTTGAAGAGTATTCGCAAACATTGCCTTCAGTGTTGCGAAACACGATTCATAGAAAAGGAAAAAGATTTAAAGAAAAGTATTCCGGTACATTTGAGTTGTATGCTAATGATGAGCGCTTGGACAAGGCCATCTCTGATTATGAGGTAATCTACCGTTCAAGCTGGAAAGTGCAGGAACCTTTTCCAGATTTTATTCCGGGTCTTATTCGTTGCTATGCTAAAAAAGGCCAGCTCCGCCTTGCCCTAGCATACGTGAATGGTGAGCCTGCTGCGGCCCAGATCTGGATTGTTAGTCATGGTAGGGCGGCTATCTATAAGCTGGCTTATGATGAGAAGTATTTCAAGCTTTCTGTTGGGACGATTTTAACGAATTTTCTGATGCGACATGTCATCGATGTTGATAGGGTTAAGGAGGTGGATTACCTTAACGGTGATGAAGCCTATAAGCGCGACTGGATGAGTTGCCGGCGCGAAAAGTGGGGTATTGTTGCCTATAATCCATCCACGATTCGCGGGCTTGTGGGAATCGCGAATGAAAATATAAGGAGAGCGTTAAAATTTATTATAAGAAGAAATAAATGA